The Methyloferula stellata AR4 genome includes a window with the following:
- the proB gene encoding glutamate 5-kinase produces the protein MNARAVNKQQTAKPAAVPKLDQFRRITIKVGSSLLVDHEKGCVRRDWLAALADDIASLHGEGRDILIVSSGSVALGRTVLGLPKGALRLEDSQAAAAVGQIALARLWAEVLGDRMVTAGQILVTFGDTEERQRYLNARETIGRLLDLRAIPVINENDTVATAEIRYGDNDRLAARVATMASADLLILLSDVAGLYTAPPGTDPEAKLIPVVPRVTAEIEAMAGGAASAFSRGGMRTKLEAAKIATTGGTHMLIADGRVAHPVQRIREAALCTWFLTPSNPVTARKKWIGGSLEPRGTVHVDDGAVKAIFGGASLLPAGVKRVEGNFARGDCVVIRDGQGAEIGRGLVAYDAIEAAQIAGRNSREIEKVLGIPGRAEIIHRDDMVVGGE, from the coding sequence GTGAACGCGCGCGCCGTCAACAAACAGCAGACGGCGAAACCCGCGGCCGTCCCCAAGCTCGATCAATTCCGCCGCATCACGATCAAGGTCGGTTCGTCGCTCCTCGTCGATCACGAGAAGGGTTGTGTGCGGCGCGATTGGCTGGCAGCGCTCGCCGACGATATCGCGAGCCTGCATGGCGAGGGCAGGGATATTCTGATCGTGTCCTCGGGCTCCGTCGCGCTTGGCCGCACCGTGCTCGGCCTGCCGAAAGGCGCCTTGCGGCTGGAGGACAGCCAGGCGGCGGCGGCGGTCGGCCAGATCGCGCTGGCGCGGCTTTGGGCGGAAGTGCTCGGCGACCGCATGGTCACGGCCGGGCAAATCCTCGTCACCTTCGGCGATACGGAAGAGCGCCAGCGTTATCTCAATGCGCGCGAAACCATCGGGCGCCTGCTCGATCTGCGCGCGATCCCCGTCATCAACGAAAACGACACCGTGGCGACCGCCGAGATCCGCTATGGCGATAATGATCGCCTCGCGGCCCGCGTCGCGACCATGGCTTCCGCCGACCTTCTCATCCTTCTGTCGGATGTGGCCGGCCTTTACACGGCGCCGCCCGGCACCGATCCCGAAGCGAAGCTGATCCCCGTCGTGCCGCGCGTGACGGCCGAGATCGAGGCCATGGCCGGAGGTGCGGCTTCGGCCTTCTCGCGCGGCGGCATGCGGACCAAGCTTGAGGCCGCGAAGATCGCGACGACAGGCGGCACGCATATGCTGATCGCCGATGGGCGCGTCGCGCATCCGGTGCAGCGCATAAGAGAAGCCGCGCTCTGCACCTGGTTTCTGACGCCTTCGAACCCGGTCACCGCGCGGAAAAAATGGATCGGGGGCTCGCTCGAGCCGCGCGGCACGGTTCATGTCGATGACGGCGCGGTCAAAGCGATCTTCGGTGGCGCCAGTCTGTTGCCCGCTGGCGTCAAGCGTGTCGAAGGCAATTTCGCGCGCGGCGATTGCGTCGTGATCCGCGACGGGCAGGGCGCCGAGATCGGCCGCGGCCTTGTGGCTTATGATGCGATCGAGGCGGCGCAGATCGCCGGGCGCAATTCGCGCGAGATTGAAAAAGTGCTGGGCATTCCCGGCCGCGCCGAAATCATCCATCGCGACGACATGGTGGTGGGTGGAGAATAG
- the obgE gene encoding GTPase ObgE, with amino-acid sequence MRFLDQAKIYIRSGNGGAGSVSFRREKYIEFGGPDGGDGGKGGDVIAVCVDGLNTLIDYRYQQHFKAKTGMHGMGKQRAGGKGADCILKVPVGTQIFEEDGEEPIADLTQVGQEVRLARGGNGGFGNAYFKTSTNQAPRRANPGQDGEERTLWLRLKLIADAGLVGLPNAGKSTFLATVSAARPKIADYPFTTLHPQLGVVGIDEREFVLADIPGLIEGAHEGHGLGDRFLGHVERCRVILHLVDAGTEHAGKAYKLIRKELEAYGGGLTEKPEIVALSKVDTVDAETLKQQIARLKRACKHTPIKLSSATRLNVTETLRALMSVIDDSHAAEAVTERVAEWHP; translated from the coding sequence ATGAGATTTCTCGATCAAGCCAAGATCTATATTCGTTCAGGTAATGGCGGCGCCGGAAGTGTCTCCTTCCGGCGCGAGAAATATATCGAGTTCGGTGGCCCGGATGGCGGTGATGGCGGCAAGGGCGGCGATGTCATCGCCGTTTGCGTCGACGGGCTCAATACGTTGATCGATTACCGCTACCAGCAGCATTTCAAGGCCAAGACCGGCATGCACGGCATGGGCAAGCAGCGCGCCGGCGGCAAGGGAGCGGACTGCATTCTCAAAGTGCCGGTCGGCACCCAGATTTTCGAGGAAGATGGCGAAGAGCCGATCGCCGATCTGACCCAGGTCGGCCAGGAGGTACGGCTCGCGCGCGGCGGCAATGGCGGCTTCGGCAATGCCTATTTCAAAACCTCGACCAATCAGGCGCCACGCCGCGCCAATCCGGGCCAGGACGGCGAAGAGCGTACGCTTTGGCTGCGCCTGAAACTCATCGCGGATGCGGGCCTCGTCGGCCTGCCCAATGCCGGCAAATCGACCTTTCTCGCAACCGTTTCGGCGGCGCGGCCGAAGATCGCCGATTATCCTTTCACGACTCTGCATCCGCAGCTCGGCGTCGTCGGCATAGACGAGCGCGAATTCGTGCTCGCCGATATTCCGGGCCTCATCGAAGGCGCGCATGAAGGCCATGGGCTCGGCGATCGCTTCCTGGGCCATGTCGAGCGCTGCCGCGTGATCCTGCATCTTGTCGATGCCGGCACAGAGCACGCGGGCAAAGCCTATAAGCTGATCCGCAAGGAGTTGGAGGCCTATGGCGGCGGCCTGACCGAAAAGCCCGAGATCGTGGCGCTTTCGAAGGTCGATACGGTCGATGCGGAGACCTTGAAGCAGCAGATCGCGCGGCTGAAGCGCGCCTGCAAACATACGCCGATCAAGCTCTCTTCCGCGACAAGGCTCAATGTCACCGAGACCTTGCGTGCCTTGATGTCTGTGATCGATGACAGCCATGCGGCCGAAGCCGTCACGGAGCGCGTCGCGGAGTGGCATCCGTGA
- the rpmA gene encoding 50S ribosomal protein L27, with translation MAHKKAGGSSRNGRDSKGRRLGVKKFGGEFVIGGNIIVRQRGTTWHPGANVGLGVDHTLFALTAGQVFFQTKGNGRAYVSVIPAPQAAAAE, from the coding sequence ATGGCACATAAGAAAGCTGGCGGTTCCTCCCGCAACGGGCGCGACTCGAAGGGCCGCCGCCTCGGCGTCAAGAAATTCGGCGGCGAGTTCGTCATCGGCGGCAATATTATTGTGCGCCAACGCGGCACGACATGGCATCCCGGCGCCAATGTCGGCCTTGGTGTGGACCATACGCTCTTTGCCCTTACGGCGGGCCAAGTCTTCTTCCAAACCAAAGGCAATGGCCGAGCCTACGTATCGGTCATCCCGGCACCGCAAGCCGCGGCCGCAGAATAA
- the rplU gene encoding 50S ribosomal protein L21 produces the protein MFAVIKTGGKQYSVTAEDTITVMALAGNPGDAITFDNVLMIAGEGEPTFGAPFVAGATVAAEIVEQKRGPKVLSFKKRRRQNSKRKRGHRQDLTLVKITGVKTA, from the coding sequence ATGTTCGCAGTCATTAAAACCGGCGGTAAGCAATATAGCGTTACTGCCGAAGATACGATTACCGTGATGGCGCTGGCCGGAAATCCTGGCGACGCGATCACGTTCGACAATGTGCTCATGATCGCGGGCGAGGGCGAGCCGACGTTCGGCGCGCCTTTCGTGGCAGGTGCCACCGTCGCCGCCGAAATCGTCGAGCAGAAGCGCGGACCGAAGGTTCTGTCCTTCAAGAAGCGCCGGCGCCAGAATTCGAAGCGCAAGCGCGGTCACCGGCAGGATCTGACCCTGGTCAAGATCACTGGCGTCAAGACCGCCTAA
- a CDS encoding TetR/AcrR family transcriptional regulator — translation MIGRAEEAKAKAEKARKPRADAQRNRDSLLKVAKAAFTRGGADINLDDLAKEAGVGVGTLYRHFPTRDALIEAVYRAEVKELADTAARLSAARPPLEALREWMKVFVDYIAAKHLIAPALNSMVGGPSQLFAESGAQIKAAIESLVARAVASGDIRADLDPFDLLRALVGVANVAASPDWEASAKRLVDILVAGSRPVI, via the coding sequence ATGATTGGCCGAGCCGAAGAGGCGAAAGCTAAAGCGGAAAAAGCGCGGAAGCCCCGCGCCGATGCGCAGCGCAATCGCGACAGCCTTTTGAAAGTCGCCAAAGCCGCCTTCACGCGGGGAGGCGCCGACATCAATCTCGACGATCTCGCCAAGGAGGCGGGAGTCGGCGTGGGGACGCTCTATCGTCATTTCCCGACGCGCGACGCTTTGATCGAGGCCGTCTATCGCGCCGAGGTCAAGGAACTCGCGGATACGGCGGCGCGGCTCTCAGCGGCGCGGCCCCCGCTCGAAGCGCTGCGCGAATGGATGAAGGTTTTCGTCGATTATATCGCGGCGAAACATTTGATCGCGCCGGCGCTCAACTCGATGGTCGGCGGCCCGTCGCAACTCTTCGCGGAATCGGGCGCGCAGATCAAAGCGGCGATCGAGTCTCTTGTCGCGCGCGCGGTTGCGTCCGGCGACATAAGAGCCGACCTCGATCCTTTCGATCTTTTGCGCGCGCTTGTCGGCGTCGCCAATGTCGCCGCGAGCCCCGATTGGGAGGCAAGCGCGAAGCGATTGGTCGATATTCTCGTGGCCGGGTCGCGGCCTGTGATCTAA
- a CDS encoding SDR family NAD(P)-dependent oxidoreductase: protein MTDAFGATSTTEDVLQGIDLKGKRALVTGVSAGLGVETARALAAHGAYVVGAARDLAKGKRATAEVFEAARKSGGGFELVELDLASLASVRACADGLAAKGEPFDLIIANAGVMATPYGHTADGFETQFGTNHLGHFLFVNRLAPLMRDGARLVNLSSAGHRFSDVDLEDPNFEHKPYEPFVAYGRSKTANILFSVAFDRRHKARGVRAAAVHPGGIQTELGRYMDKSSYDAMLERINKINEQLAADGKPPFQFKTVPQGAATSIWTGVTAQADEIGGRYCENCRVGQIMPDDQEISVVSEGVRAYALDPVHAEALWTKSEEWVGERF from the coding sequence GTGACAGACGCATTCGGCGCAACCTCGACAACCGAAGATGTCCTTCAAGGCATCGATTTAAAGGGCAAACGCGCGCTTGTGACGGGGGTTTCGGCGGGCCTCGGCGTCGAAACCGCGCGAGCCCTCGCCGCCCATGGCGCCTATGTCGTTGGCGCCGCGCGCGACCTCGCCAAGGGCAAACGGGCAACCGCCGAGGTCTTCGAGGCGGCGCGGAAGAGCGGCGGCGGATTCGAGCTTGTCGAACTCGATCTCGCCTCGCTCGCAAGCGTGCGGGCTTGCGCGGATGGTCTTGCCGCGAAGGGCGAACCCTTCGATCTCATCATCGCCAATGCCGGCGTGATGGCGACGCCCTATGGTCATACAGCCGATGGCTTCGAGACGCAGTTCGGCACGAACCATCTCGGCCACTTCCTGTTCGTCAACCGGCTCGCGCCCTTGATGCGCGACGGCGCGCGGCTCGTGAACCTGTCCTCAGCCGGACATCGCTTCAGCGACGTCGATCTCGAAGATCCGAATTTCGAACATAAGCCCTACGAGCCTTTCGTCGCTTATGGCCGCTCGAAGACCGCGAATATCCTCTTTTCCGTCGCCTTCGACAGGCGCCATAAGGCGCGCGGCGTCCGGGCCGCCGCCGTTCATCCGGGCGGCATCCAGACCGAACTCGGGCGCTATATGGACAAGAGCTCGTATGATGCCATGCTCGAGCGGATCAACAAGATCAACGAACAGCTTGCCGCCGATGGCAAGCCGCCGTTCCAATTCAAGACGGTGCCGCAGGGCGCCGCCACATCGATATGGACCGGCGTCACGGCGCAAGCCGATGAGATCGGCGGCCGCTATTGCGAGAACTGCCGTGTCGGCCAAATCATGCCCGACGATCAGGAGATCAGCGTGGTGAGCGAGGGCGTACGCGCCTATGCGCTCGATCCCGTCCATGCAGAAGCGCTTTGGACAAAAAGCGAGGAATGGGTCGGCGAGCGCTTTTGA
- a CDS encoding GNAT family N-acetyltransferase: MFPDLTSDDIFRIETKRLWLRWPRATDAAAIKAFASLADVAQMTAEIPHPYPAGEAERFVFQARADNACGRGLVLAITQKSAGRNVIGLVAAHGDQTLNVEIGYAIAPAFWGKGIATEAVKALVDTVFRLTKAERVVANSRVINPASRRVLEKCGFAYLDTGLDNLPARGGLHPCDRFDLDRKSWMKRLAPRLLPSMLHQVRGRDTPPSEAETAAQ; encoded by the coding sequence ATGTTCCCGGATTTAACCTCTGACGATATATTCCGCATCGAGACCAAGCGTCTGTGGCTGCGTTGGCCGCGTGCGACCGATGCCGCGGCGATCAAAGCCTTCGCGAGCCTTGCCGATGTGGCGCAGATGACCGCCGAAATCCCACATCCCTATCCGGCGGGCGAGGCCGAGCGTTTCGTGTTCCAGGCCCGTGCCGACAATGCCTGCGGCCGCGGCCTCGTGCTCGCGATCACGCAGAAAAGCGCGGGGCGCAATGTGATCGGCCTCGTCGCCGCGCATGGGGATCAGACGCTCAATGTCGAGATCGGCTATGCCATCGCACCGGCATTCTGGGGCAAGGGGATCGCCACCGAAGCGGTGAAAGCGCTGGTCGATACGGTGTTCCGTCTGACCAAGGCGGAGCGCGTCGTCGCCAATTCGCGGGTCATCAATCCGGCCTCGCGACGCGTGCTCGAAAAATGCGGCTTTGCCTATCTCGACACCGGCCTCGACAATTTGCCGGCACGCGGCGGGTTGCATCCGTGCGACCGTTTCGACCTCGACCGGAAAAGCTGGATGAAGCGCTTGGCACCGCGCTTGCTGCCGTCCATGCTGCATCAGGTGCGTGGACGCGACACGCCGCCCTCTGAAGCCGAAACGGCCGCGCAATGA